The following are encoded together in the Lactuca sativa cultivar Salinas chromosome 1, Lsat_Salinas_v11, whole genome shotgun sequence genome:
- the LOC111909938 gene encoding uncharacterized protein LOC111909938 produces MFVCVIALAECLSILFLHIPFLPLLFQFDKKKIMSYALNKISHLRIPYEDHIESATDDMDDENIISENDECVSYRGQLLWSGELIDIVAQEYDRHLSEGISKFEANALILSGLKHKNIVSFVGFCEDPYWVIIVTKYEVNKSLDMYLSDSRSLSWMKRLQICVGVAHGLSYLHYEEGRDYSVIHCNIKSSSILLDENWEPKITYFGNSIRTPVAQRHRLLHAKHSGTVGYMDAIYEKTKGVTHKVDVFSFGVVLFEVLFGWEASSPNEENESLVQSAKLHYEKGTLEDMISSDLREEMDDQSFNIFSETAYCCLKAQRAQRPNMDQIVKRLEKAVELQKKFENHEHSRDASEGTSMDRLKGKDFEHLKIKLSDLEFATEEFSEKFCIGSGGYGKVYKAKLQFDGKSYSKIEEKNEGEFPNKDKTVAIKRIFSRADKQGEDGFVAEIEMLSSCKNRNIVSLLGFCDEGPQQNLVYEYVSNGSLDDYLGSINNMTNLTWLQRIRICIDIAHGLEYLHSSTENKQKIIHRDIKSANILLDENWEAKIADFGLSKFHPLNHQASTLNSINVAGTEVYLDPEYLKTGKFKKATDVYSLGVVFFEILCGKVAYDPIYLEEDVKGLGPIARRRFQEGTLKEMRDPNLTEESDEIFFTQNRGLNEDSLATFSEIAYKCLAETQAERPTMEVVIEELKKALSFQENQTDNLKFSLEDIKLATENFSNCLGEEECWGLYKGEVLNANGSTMVVAKRLDNEDTDFIEHEFFTELKILHGYKHKNIIGLVGYCNEMGERIILYENTSKGSLDRYLKDINLTWKKRLEICIDVATGLDFLHGGDTAHELVVHRSITSFSILLSDDWKARISNLGLSLVTSVDNEVEFDISDSSCPVKYIDPLYRVKGTLTKESDIFSIGLVLFEILYGFSTSNNYSHDNELTSLVKDYYREGKLDELVFEGIKEQTVPQSLTAFQKIALQCLHDKREERPTAGEVLIQLKKALEFQEDYEMWEPKLPKDYKEIILMSKTPDVYSMSKKKDIYDMLLKGILVQQGNVWFSIGENGGRNEMLSARNFSYKNRWSRKRRYVPQSRFHKAAEMLDISNLNIQIKIKPQFLSPDVNYGVYLVFRFSGPTKSKFERMYVNLKYKKGSETLHAYFAIWREDDWMMIELCRFLNHKEDTDFEFLLESFQRCYCESRVIHIEGIEFRAIDYVKHEEIKELKETQEVLKSDLYVDQVQQNYDKGEKLFSLNDVNKQKHYILSAKEALYQSSHVKFFDPIPSTQSRFQNAIELQRQQVFRIKCKIESQRLSPDTEYTCYLVFKLSEKCHGLHCPVIVRDLLQQRQNKEKGILYFRSPSPCNVNDTDWVPVEREDGWREINVWKFNSSNKLRDDCISINLKLISYEGTMSGLIISSLEFRPM; encoded by the exons ATGTTTGTCTGTGTGATTGCGTTAGCTGAGTGCCTAAGTATCCTTTTCCTTCACATTCCTTTTCTTCCTCTTCTTTTTCAATTTGATAAAAAGAAAATCATGTCTTATGCACTCAACAAGATTTCTCACTTACGAATCCCATATGAAGATCATATCGAATCGGCTACCGATGACATGGATGATGAAAATATCATTAGCGAAAACGACGAATGTGTAAGTTACAGGGGACAACTTTTGTGGTCTGGAGAGTTGATCGATATAGTTGCACAAGAATATGATCGTCATCTTTCAGAAGGAATCTCCAAGTTCGAGGCCAACGCTTTAATACTTTCTGGTCTCAAGCATAAAAATATCGTCTCTTTTGTTGGGTTCTGTGAGGATCCGTACTGGGTTATCATCGTAACCAAGTATGAGGTCAACAAAAGTCTCGATATGTATTTAAGTGACTCAAGAAGCCTCTCATGGATGAAAAGATTACAGATATGTGTTGGTGTTGCGCATGGATTGAGCTACCTTCATTACGAGGAGGGGCGTGATTATAGTGTCATACATTGCAACATCAAAAGCTCTTCAATTCTGTTAGATGAAAACTGGGAGCCCAAAATAACTTATTTTGGAAATTCGATAAGAACTCCAGTAGCTCAAAGGCATCGTCTTCTCCATGCTAAACATTCTGGTACAGTAGGATATATGGACGCAATATATGAAAAGACTAAAGGTGTGACCCACAAGGTGGATGTATTCTCCTTCGGCGTGGTCCTATTTGAAGTTTTGTTTGGGTGGGAAGCATCAAGTCCGAATGAGGAGAACGAGTCATTAGTACAATCGGCAAAATTGCATTATGAAAAGggaacgctggaagatatgattagtAGTGATCTAAGGGAAGAAATGGATGACCAATCATTCAACATCTTCTCAGAAACAGCATATTGTTGTTTGAAAGCGCAGAGAGCACAACGCCCGAATATGGATCAAATTGTCAAACGTCTAGAGAAAGCGGTGGAACTTCAAAAGAAATTCGAAAACCAT GAACATTCAAGAGATGCGAGTGAAGGTACATCGATGGATCGGCTGAAG GGGAAAGATTTTGAACACTTGAAGATTAAACTAAGTGATTTAGAGTTTGCCACAGAGGAATTTTCTGAAAAATTCTGCATCGGTTCGGGAGGATATGGCAAAGTGTACAAAGCAAAGCTTCAATTTGATGGGAAAAGTTATTcgaaaatagaagagaagaacgAGGGTGAATTTCCCAATAAGGATAAAACTGTAGCTATAAAGCGCATCTTTAGTAGAGCGGACAAGCAGGGTGAAGATGGGTTCGTTGCTGAAATTGAAATGCTTAGTAGTTGTAAGAATCGCAACATAGTCTCCCTTCTGGGATTTTGTGATGAAGGTCCCCAACAGAACCTTGTCTATGAGTATGTTTCTAATGGAAGCCTCGATGATTATTTGGGAAGCATCAATAACATGACTAACCTTACCTGGTTGCAACGTATAAGAATATGCATTGATATTGCACATGGATTAGAGTACCTTCACAGTAGCACGGAGAACAAACAAAAGATAATACACCGGGATATCAAGAGCGCCAACATACTTTTAGATGAGAATTGGGAGGCAAAGATTGCTGACTTTGGGCTCTCCAAATTCCACCCTTTGAATCACCAAGCAAGCACTCTCAATAGCATTAATGTTGCTGGCACAGAAGTGTACTTGGATCCAGAATATTTGAAGACAGGTAAGTTCAAAAAGGCAACAGATGTGTACTCTTTGGGAGTagttttttttgagattttgtgTGGAAAGGTGGCATATGATCCAATTTATTTGGAGGAGGATGTAAAAGGACTGGGACCCATCGCCCGACGACGCTTCCAGGAAGGAACACTTAAGGAAATGAGAGATCCTAACCTAACGGAAGAAAGTGATGAAATCTTTTTTACTCAAAATAGAGGACTCAATGAAGATTCTTTGGCTACATTTTCAGAAATTGCATACAAGTGTTTGGCAGAAACTCAAGCTGAACGTCCAACAATGGAAGTCGTCATCGAGGAACTTAAGAAAGCATTATCTTTTCAA GAAAACCAAACGGACAACCTCAAATTTTCACTTGAAGACATAAAATTGGCAACAGAAAACTTCAGCAATTGCCTTGGAGAAGAAGAATGTTGGGGGCTATACAAAGGAGAAGTTTTAAATGCTAATGGAAGTACCATGGTTGTTGCAAAGCGGTTGGACAATGAGGATACTGATTTTATAGAACATGAGTTTTTCACAGAGCTTAAGATTCTCCATGGGTATAAGCACAAGAATATCATCGGTCTTGTAGGCTATTGCAACGAAATGGGTGAAAGAATCATTCTTTATGAGAATACATCTAAAGGAAGTCTTGATAGGTATTTAAAAGACATAAATCTTACATGGAAGAAACGACTTGAGATATGCATTGATGTTGCAACGGGGTTGGATTTCCTTCATGGAGGTGATACAGCACACGAATTAGTGGTGCATAGGAGCATCACAAGCTTTAGCATTCTATTAAGTGATGATTGGAAAGCACGGATTTCTAATCTTGGACTTTCCCTTGTAACTTCAGTAGACAACGAGGTTGAGTTTGACATAAGTGATAGTTCCTGCCCAGTTAAATACATTGACCCGTTGTATCGTGTAAAGGGTACGTTAACCAAAGAATCTGATATATTTTCAATTGGATTGGTTTTATTTGAAATATTGTATGGGTTTTCAACGTCTAACAACTACTCTCATGATAATGAGTTAACCTCGTTGGTTAAAGACTATTATCGAGAAGGAAAACTTGATGAGTTGGTGTTTGAGGGTATTAAGGAACAAACTGTGCCACAATCATTGACTGCATTTCAGAAAATTGCCCTTCAATGCTTACATGACAAGAGAGAAGAAAGGCCAACGGCAGGTGAAGTGTTAATACAACTTAAGAAAGCATTGGAATTCCAA gAAGATTATGAAATGTGGGAGCCCAAACTGCCTAAAGACTACAAAGAAATAATACTGATGTCAAAAACCCCCGACGTCTACTCTATGTCAAAGAAAAAAGATATCTACGATATGCTCTTGAAAGGAATCCTCGTTCAACAGGGCAACGTG TGGTTTTCAATTGGAGAAAATGGAGGAAGAAATGAAATGTTATCAGCAAGAAACTTTTCATACAAAAACCGTTGGTCACGTAAACGGCGATATGTTCCACAATCCAG GTTTCATAAAGCAGCAGAGATGTTAGACATTTCAAATCTTAATATCCAAATAAAGATAAAACCTCAATTTTTGTCTCCGGATGTCAATTATGGTGTTTATCTTGTCTTTAGATTTTCTGGtccaacaaaatcaaaatttgaacGGATGTACGTGAACCTCAAGTACAAAAAGGGGAGTGAAACCTTACATGCATATTTTGCCATATGGAGAGAAGATGATTGGATGATGATTGAATTGTGTCGATTCTTAAATCACAAAGAAGATACTGATTTTGAATTTCTACTTGAGAGTTTTCAAAGATGCTATTGTGAAAGCCGTGTCATCCATATTGAAGGCATTGAGTTTCGAGCCATTGATTAT GTGAAACATGAAGAAATTAAGGAATTAAAGGAAACACAAGAAGTTTTGAAATCAGACTTGTACGTGGACCAGGTGCAACAAAACTATGACAAGGGTGAAAAG TTGTTCTCGCTAAACGATGTGAACAAACAGAAGCATTATATTCTTTCAGCAAAGGAGGCTCTTTACCAATCTTCTCATGTGAAGTTTTTTGATCCGATACCCTCAACCCAGTCAAG